The Heliangelus exortis chromosome 21, bHelExo1.hap1, whole genome shotgun sequence genome includes a window with the following:
- the NUFIP2 gene encoding FMR1-interacting protein NUFIP2 — MEEQPHHHHHHHYYYYGHHHHHPQSTYLPPSDGRAQPKPPLRHEHRHGGPQHQETPKRRTGYGELNGNAGEREVSLKGLCSDEATTPGSRVPNGGQQLVDTNVTPKQTVKASALGKAGIKPKNFVQKNSMDKKNEKSYENKIRESQPSDKPEGVSIPNGVVANNSGYITNGYVGKGADNDGSGSESGYTTPKKRKGRRNSAKGCENLNLVQDKIMQQEVSAPSLKQEPESFKPDYSEQKGNRIENAKPVWKYEAGAGGGAGRGKPGLGDVQRKNSDAKPGISKKFDDRPKGKHSSSATSKEDSWTLFKPPPVFPVDNSSAKIVPKISYASKVKENLNKAAQTPSTSSSSSSSSAGETQAQTSSRLSQVPMSAMKSVTSATFSNGPILAGTDGSVYSPGTQPLLSTAASTVPSTSSESGPQDMSTTSTALEQRKSSLFIYPSNMQTVLLGTAQVDFPSQTNQQNLGDIFQNQWGLSFINEPSAGPETVAGKSADNQLMEVTFQGEYPATLVSQCAEIIPSGTEQPVFPKAYELDKRTSPQILSSILKPGTAVEGSVLALESHHTGDLQKADTGSQGALVFLSKDYEVENPLASPTNNLLASAKEQRYQRGLERKDSWGSFDLRAAIIYHTKEMESVLNLQKQDPKRIIIYDEAMDRPDQ, encoded by the exons atggaggagcagcctcaccaccaccatcaccaccattACTATTACTAcggccaccaccaccaccacccgcAGAGCACCTACCTGCCGCCGTCCGACGGACGAGCCCAGCCCAAGCCGCCGCTCCGACACGAGCACAGGCACGGCGGCCCGCAGCACCAGGAGACGCCGAAGCGGAGAACAG GCTATGGAGAGCTAAATGGTAACgcaggagaaagagaagtgtCATTAAAGGGCCTGTGCTCTGATGAAGCTACCACCCCAGGATCCAGGGTACCCAATGGTGGCCAGCAGCTTGTAGACACTAATGTGACCCCAAAGCAGACTGTGAAGGCCAGTGCTTTGGGGAAAGCTGGAATCAAACCCAAGAACTTCGTTCAGAAAAATAGCATGGACAAAAAGAATGAGAAGtcctatgaaaacaaaattagagAAAGCCAGCCCTCAGACAAGCCAGAAGGAGTGTCTATTCCAAACGGTGTGGTGGCCAATAATTCTGGCTACATCACTAATGGCTACGTAGGCAAAGGGGCTGACAATGATGGCAGTGGCTCTGAGAGTGGATATACTACGCCGAAAAAACGGAAAGGCAGGCGCAACAGTGCCAAGGGTTGTGAGAACTTGAATCTAGTACAGGACAAAATAATGCAACAGGAGGTCAGCGCACCATCCTTAAAACAGGAACCGGAGAGTTTCAAGCCTGATTATAGTGAACAAAAGGGGAACAGAATTGAAAATGCTAAGCCTGTTTGGAAATAtgaggctggggctggtggtggAGCAGGCCGGGGAAAGCCTGGGCTTGGGGATGTGCAGCGAAAAAACTCTGATGCCAAACCTGGGATTAGCAAGAAGTTTGATGACCGGCCCAAAGGGAAACACTCATCGTCAGCTACGTCTAAAGAGGACTCATGGACCTTATTTAAACCACCCCCAGTTTTTCCAGTGGACAATAGCAGTGCTAAAATTGTTCCCAAAATAAGTTATGCAAGTAAAGTTAAAGAAAACCTCAACAAAGCAGCTCAAACCCCATCCACGTCGTCTTCGTCATCATCGTCATCTGCCGGGGAGACTCAGGCCCAAACATCAAGTCGACTGTCCCAAGTCCCCATGTCTGCTATGAAATCTGTGACTTCTGCTACCTTCTCAAATGGGCCAATTCTGGCAGGGACTGATGGAAGTGTCTATTCTCCAGGGACCCAGCCACTGCTCTCAACTGCTGCTAGTACTGTACCATCAACCTCCTCCGAGTCCGGACCCCAGGACATGAGTACAACATCAACAGCTCTTGAACAAAGGAAATCTAGCCTTTTTATCTACCCTTCAAATATGCAAACTGTGCTTCTGGGTACAGCGCAAGTCGATTTCCCATCACAGACCAATCAGCAAAACCTGGGAGATATCTTCCAGAATCAGTGGGGTTTATCTTTCATAAACGAGCCCAGCGCTGGACCTGAAACTGTTGCGGGGAAATCTGCGGATAATCAGTTAATGGAAGTGACATTTCAAGGGGAATATCCTGCTACTTTGGTTTCACAGTGTGCTGAAATCATTCCCTCAGGAACTGAACAACCTGTGTTTCCTAAGGCTTATGAGCTGGATAAACGGACTAGCCCTCAAATTCTTAGCTCTATTCTTAAGCCTGGGACTGCTGTTGAGGGTAGTGTCTTAGCTTTGGAGTCGCATCACACAGGTGACCTACAAAAGGCAGACACTGGTAGCCAAGGTGCTTTAGTGTTTCTTTCGAAAGACTATGAAGTAGAGAATCCTCTGGCCTCTCCTACGAACAATTTGCTAGCCTCCGCCAAAGAACAGAGGTACCAGAGAGGCCTAGAAAGGAAAGATAGCTGGGGTTCTTTTGACCTGAGGGCTGCTATTATATATCACACTAAAG AAATGGAATCGGTTTTGAATTTGCAGAAGCAAG atccCAAAAGGATAATCATTTATGATGAAGCCATGGATCGCCCGGATCAATGA